One stretch of Halobaculum marinum DNA includes these proteins:
- a CDS encoding DUF7573 domain-containing protein, which produces MPEDRSLDEFAAAADADATETGTDGEETADAETDGEDGDSAVDPATVAPAEATYDHSPDGAACAACGETVTRRWRDDPGYVCEDCKEW; this is translated from the coding sequence GTGCCCGAGGACCGTTCGCTCGACGAATTCGCGGCCGCCGCCGACGCGGACGCCACCGAGACGGGGACCGACGGTGAGGAGACCGCCGACGCGGAGACCGACGGTGAGGACGGTGACTCCGCGGTCGACCCCGCCACCGTCGCACCCGCGGAAGCCACGTACGACCACTCGCCCGACGGCGCCGCCTGCGCCGCCTGCGGGGAGACGGTCACCCGGCGCTGGCGCGACGACCCCGGCTACGTCTGCGAAGACTGCAAGGAGTGGTGA
- a CDS encoding 5,10-methylenetetrahydromethanopterin reductase, which yields MLGIELAPEHPVDRMVELGTLAEDAGFDSLFVSHHYNNRDAFSVLSQLAAATDDVRLGPGVVNPLEFHPATLASKVATLDEASGGRAVFGVGPGDPSTLRNLGLGDERGLRPVLEAFKTAQKLWAGERVDGASTFDAADAGLNYTPPQGADIPVYVGGEGPHMCRMAGKHADGLLFNGSHPDDLAWAREQVEQGKSDRPDSRGSFDLAAYAAVSVASDAEAAREAARPPVAFIAAGAAPPVLKRHGVDADLAGDIGDHISAGEFSEAFDLVTPAMVDAFCMAGDVDAVAERMAAVLAHADSLVVGSPLGPDLDAAVELAAEAAARATE from the coding sequence ATGCTCGGGATCGAACTCGCGCCCGAACACCCCGTCGACCGGATGGTCGAGTTGGGGACGCTCGCCGAGGACGCGGGCTTCGACTCGCTGTTCGTCTCCCACCACTACAACAACCGCGACGCGTTCTCGGTGCTGTCGCAGTTGGCCGCCGCGACCGACGACGTCCGCCTCGGACCGGGCGTGGTGAACCCGCTCGAGTTCCACCCCGCCACGCTCGCCTCGAAGGTGGCGACGCTCGACGAGGCCAGCGGCGGGCGCGCCGTCTTCGGCGTCGGGCCGGGCGATCCCTCCACCCTCCGCAACCTCGGTCTCGGCGACGAGCGCGGCCTACGCCCGGTGCTGGAGGCGTTCAAGACCGCGCAGAAACTGTGGGCGGGCGAGCGCGTCGACGGCGCGTCCACGTTCGACGCCGCCGACGCGGGGCTGAACTACACGCCGCCGCAGGGCGCCGACATCCCCGTCTACGTCGGTGGCGAGGGCCCGCACATGTGCCGGATGGCCGGCAAGCACGCCGACGGCCTGCTGTTCAACGGCTCCCACCCCGACGACCTCGCGTGGGCACGCGAGCAAGTCGAGCAGGGGAAGTCGGACCGCCCAGACTCGCGTGGTTCGTTCGACCTCGCGGCGTACGCCGCCGTCAGCGTCGCCAGCGACGCCGAGGCGGCGCGTGAGGCCGCCCGACCGCCCGTGGCGTTCATCGCCGCCGGCGCCGCGCCGCCCGTGCTGAAGCGCCACGGGGTCGACGCGGATCTCGCCGGCGACATCGGCGACCACATCTCCGCCGGCGAATTCTCGGAGGCGTTCGATCTGGTCACGCCGGCGATGGTCGACGCGTTCTGCATGGCCGGTGACGTGGACGCCGTCGCCGAGCGGATGGCCGCGGTGCTGGCGCACGCCGACTCGCTGGTCGTGGGGTCGCCGCTCGGTCCGGATCTGGACGCGGCGGTCGAGTTGGCGGCCGAGGCGGCCGCTCGGGCGACGGAGTAG
- a CDS encoding AAA family ATPase, producing the protein MSDAEAEADLDRDAEGEFHDHAPLPVSEAADLVGRVADNVGEVIVGNDAAVEHILVTVLARGHLLLEDVPGVGKTMLARSLAKSVDCEFKRVQFTPDLLPSDVTGINVYNQKSGEFEFRPGPVFANIVLGDEINRAPPKTQSALLEAMEERQVTVDGVTRELPDPFTVIATQNDVEPGRTYELPLAEIDRFMKKLRLGYPSKADESEILARTAGNHPIESLEAAATTEELRRARATVGEVEVSEPVRDYVTELATYTREHAQLGVSPRGSIALVRASQARAVLDGRDYVVPDDVQTEAPSVFAHRVRPRTGSESGLDVVEDALSTVAVE; encoded by the coding sequence GTGAGCGACGCAGAAGCCGAGGCCGACCTCGACCGGGACGCCGAGGGCGAGTTCCACGACCACGCCCCCCTCCCCGTTTCAGAGGCCGCCGATCTGGTCGGGCGCGTCGCCGACAACGTCGGGGAGGTGATCGTCGGCAACGACGCCGCCGTCGAGCACATCCTCGTCACCGTCCTCGCCCGCGGACACCTCCTCTTGGAGGACGTACCGGGCGTCGGCAAGACGATGCTGGCGCGCTCGCTCGCGAAGTCCGTCGACTGCGAGTTCAAGCGCGTCCAGTTCACGCCGGACCTGCTCCCCTCGGACGTGACCGGGATCAACGTGTACAACCAGAAGTCCGGGGAGTTCGAGTTCCGCCCCGGCCCCGTCTTCGCCAACATCGTCCTCGGCGACGAGATCAACCGCGCGCCGCCGAAGACGCAGTCGGCGCTACTGGAGGCGATGGAGGAGCGGCAGGTGACCGTCGACGGCGTCACCCGCGAACTGCCGGACCCGTTCACCGTCATCGCCACCCAGAACGACGTCGAGCCCGGGCGGACGTACGAGTTGCCGCTCGCCGAGATCGACCGCTTCATGAAGAAACTCCGACTCGGCTACCCGAGCAAGGCCGACGAGTCGGAGATCCTCGCCCGCACCGCCGGCAACCACCCGATCGAGTCGCTGGAGGCGGCGGCGACGACCGAGGAGTTGCGCCGCGCCCGCGCCACCGTCGGCGAGGTCGAGGTGTCCGAACCGGTGCGCGACTACGTCACCGAGTTGGCGACGTACACCCGCGAGCACGCCCAACTCGGCGTCAGTCCCCGCGGCAGCATCGCCCTCGTGCGCGCCTCGCAGGCGCGCGCCGTCCTCGACGGTCGCGACTACGTCGTCCCCGACGACGTGCAGACGGAGGCGCCGTCGGTGTTCGCCCACCGCGTGCGCCCCCGTACCGGCAGCGAGTCGGGCCTCGACGTGGTCGAGGACGCGCTCTCGACGGTGGCCGTCGAGTAG
- a CDS encoding threonine synthase, with amino-acid sequence MRTTDAFVALRCVDCDARHDPATVTHRCPDCGGITDPEYDLDAVDLSREELESRPFDSLWRYEELLPFPREAAVSMGEGATPLVECPTLADRMGVGAVYVKDEGRNPTGTFKDRGQTGAVTAAVEHGADAIALNSAGNAGQAAAAYAARAGLDSHVFLPDRAGFTQKAMTEVHGGDLRIAKGEITDAGAEYAATMEQGAEGADAGWYSTKTFVTPYRHDVKKTMAYETIEQLDWDVPDAVVYPTGGGVGLVGMHKAATEFRELGFTDSLPGMYAAQAEGCAPVVRAWDEGADAHEAWEEITTVCNGIAVPDPGASPWILDAIEESGGGAVATSDEAILDAAIEVARTEGIEVGATCASAVSGAFELAERGEFGPDDTVVLLNTGAGNKDVDTLRSHLGAREEAADEAA; translated from the coding sequence GTGCGAACAACTGACGCATTCGTCGCCCTGCGGTGTGTCGACTGCGACGCCCGACACGACCCCGCGACGGTGACCCACCGCTGCCCCGACTGCGGCGGTATCACCGACCCGGAGTACGACCTCGACGCCGTGGACCTCTCGCGCGAGGAACTCGAATCCCGCCCGTTCGACTCGCTGTGGCGCTACGAGGAACTGCTCCCGTTCCCCCGCGAGGCGGCGGTCTCGATGGGCGAGGGCGCCACGCCGCTCGTGGAGTGTCCCACCCTCGCCGACCGGATGGGCGTCGGCGCCGTCTACGTCAAAGACGAGGGGCGCAACCCCACGGGGACGTTCAAGGACCGCGGGCAGACCGGCGCCGTCACCGCCGCCGTCGAACACGGCGCCGACGCCATCGCGCTCAACAGCGCCGGCAACGCGGGGCAGGCCGCCGCAGCGTACGCCGCCCGTGCGGGCCTCGACTCGCACGTGTTCCTCCCCGACCGCGCCGGCTTCACCCAGAAGGCGATGACGGAGGTGCACGGCGGCGACCTCCGGATCGCCAAAGGTGAGATCACCGACGCCGGCGCGGAGTACGCCGCGACGATGGAGCAGGGCGCGGAGGGCGCCGACGCCGGGTGGTACTCGACGAAGACGTTCGTCACGCCGTACCGCCACGACGTGAAGAAGACGATGGCGTACGAGACGATCGAGCAACTCGACTGGGACGTGCCCGACGCCGTCGTCTACCCGACCGGCGGCGGCGTCGGCCTCGTCGGGATGCACAAGGCCGCCACCGAGTTCCGCGAGTTGGGCTTCACCGACTCGCTGCCGGGGATGTACGCCGCGCAGGCGGAGGGCTGTGCGCCGGTCGTTCGCGCGTGGGACGAGGGCGCCGACGCACACGAGGCGTGGGAAGAGATCACCACCGTCTGCAACGGGATCGCCGTGCCGGACCCGGGCGCCTCGCCGTGGATCCTCGACGCGATCGAGGAGTCCGGCGGCGGCGCCGTCGCCACGAGCGACGAGGCGATCCTCGACGCCGCGATCGAAGTCGCCCGCACCGAGGGGATCGAAGTCGGTGCGACGTGCGCGTCGGCGGTGTCGGGCGCGTTCGAGTTGGCCGAACGCGGCGAGTTCGGCCCCGACGACACGGTGGTCCTGCTCAACACCGGCGCGGGGAACAAGGACGTCGACACCCTGCGGAGCCACCTCGGTGCGCGCGAGGAGGCGGCGGACGAGGCCGCCTGA
- a CDS encoding NUDIX domain-containing protein, whose protein sequence is MAHVVTAFLRSRGAVLLVKRSDTASTYPGRWAGVSGYVEDDPDDSLDDARREVREETGIEAAALTLVRRGDPVRVDDAEGSFTVHPVLFDCATRAVDPSEELAATEWVQPTAMLARETVPRLWDAYRAVGPTPETVAADRTHGSAFVSVRALEALRDEAAALALADGSWDDLADTARRLRDARPGMTVLATRVNRVLAEAAATPTAVRDRAVDAVAAAVDADDRAASEAAALLSECDDGTDSAVLTLSRSGTVAETLDRLDGPVFVAESVPGGEGRDVAASLAADGRAVTLVPDAAVASLLATGRVDAAVVGADAVFPDGSVANKVGTRGLALAAAREGVPVYAVTARDKVAPTDAFHPERADFDGPEGVATYAPLFDRAPAEAVTVVTEDGVLDAAAVRETAAVHRAQAEWDRAVDGDDGKE, encoded by the coding sequence ATGGCTCACGTCGTCACCGCGTTCCTCCGGAGTCGCGGCGCGGTGCTGCTCGTCAAGCGGAGCGACACCGCGAGCACCTACCCCGGACGCTGGGCCGGTGTCTCCGGCTACGTCGAGGACGACCCCGACGACAGTCTCGACGACGCGCGTCGGGAGGTGCGTGAGGAGACGGGCATCGAAGCGGCGGCGCTGACGCTCGTCCGTCGCGGCGACCCCGTCCGCGTCGACGACGCCGAGGGGTCGTTCACGGTCCACCCGGTCCTGTTCGACTGCGCGACTCGCGCAGTGGACCCGAGCGAGGAACTCGCGGCGACGGAGTGGGTTCAGCCGACCGCGATGCTGGCGCGCGAGACGGTGCCGCGGCTGTGGGACGCCTACCGCGCCGTCGGTCCCACTCCCGAGACCGTCGCCGCGGATCGGACCCACGGGTCGGCGTTCGTCTCCGTCCGGGCACTGGAGGCACTGCGCGACGAGGCCGCGGCGCTCGCACTCGCTGACGGGTCGTGGGACGACCTCGCAGACACGGCACGGCGACTCCGCGACGCCCGTCCGGGGATGACCGTGCTCGCGACCCGGGTGAACCGGGTGCTCGCAGAAGCGGCGGCGACCCCGACGGCGGTCCGCGACCGCGCCGTCGACGCCGTCGCGGCGGCGGTCGACGCCGACGACCGGGCCGCGAGCGAGGCGGCGGCGCTGCTCTCGGAGTGCGACGACGGCACCGACTCAGCGGTGCTCACGCTGTCGCGGTCGGGCACGGTCGCCGAGACGCTCGACCGCCTCGACGGGCCGGTGTTCGTCGCCGAGTCCGTCCCCGGCGGCGAAGGGCGCGACGTGGCCGCGTCGCTGGCCGCCGACGGCCGTGCAGTGACGCTGGTGCCGGACGCGGCGGTCGCGTCGCTGCTCGCGACCGGCCGGGTCGACGCCGCCGTGGTCGGCGCCGACGCCGTGTTCCCGGACGGCTCGGTGGCGAACAAGGTCGGCACCCGCGGACTGGCGCTGGCGGCGGCGCGCGAGGGCGTCCCCGTGTACGCGGTGACCGCTCGTGACAAGGTGGCGCCGACGGACGCGTTCCACCCCGAGCGGGCCGACTTCGACGGTCCAGAGGGGGTGGCGACGTACGCCCCCCTGTTCGACCGGGCGCCCGCGGAGGCGGTGACCGTCGTGACCGAGGACGGGGTGCTCGACGCGGCGGCGGTGCGGGAGACGGCCGCCGTCCACCGGGCACAGGCCGAGTGGGACCGCGCGGTCGACGGCGACGATGGGAAGGAGTGA
- the mutL gene encoding DNA mismatch repair endonuclease MutL has product MSDDSPTVRELDEATVERIAAGEVVTRPARAVAELVENALDAGAERVDVTVDGDGTDRIRVADDGHGMSRADAVSAVDPHTTSKIRAADDLRGATTLGFRGEALAAIADAGRLELVTNDGGAVGTRVTVADGEKIVDDAGRARGTTVVVTDLFGDRPARRESLASPAREFGRVSELVTAYALARPEVAFSLTHDGRETTSTPGTGTRDALVALYGRETGGESTAVTHRAGVDLAGREAALTVEGRLCYPSTTRATRDHVHVAVNGRPVRDDDLRRAVARGYGSLLPSGRDPVAVLRLDVPAWAVDPNVHPAKARVAIRGGDTVGDAVEAGVREALTTADLRRAGEVAMDLDSSLAPVEASESDFADATVLGVFRDLYVLCEAGDDLLVVDQHAAHERVNFERLRAALADEAVPAAALDPAETVTLDPPTAAAVEEHREELARLGFAVDPFGGTTYRVTQVPAPLGRVADAEALRGVATDLRESSGRGGADALRDDLLADLACHPSLKAGDALDRETATRLVERLGECERPYACPHGRPTVLSLEASTLADGFERH; this is encoded by the coding sequence GTGAGCGACGACTCCCCAACCGTCCGGGAACTCGACGAGGCCACCGTCGAGCGCATCGCCGCCGGCGAGGTCGTCACCCGCCCGGCGCGCGCGGTCGCCGAACTCGTGGAGAACGCGCTCGACGCGGGCGCCGAGCGGGTCGACGTGACCGTCGACGGCGACGGCACCGACCGGATCCGCGTCGCCGACGACGGGCACGGGATGAGCCGAGCGGACGCCGTCAGCGCGGTCGACCCGCACACCACGAGCAAGATCCGAGCGGCCGACGACCTCCGCGGGGCGACGACGCTCGGCTTCCGCGGCGAGGCGCTGGCGGCCATCGCCGACGCCGGTCGCCTCGAACTCGTGACGAACGACGGGGGCGCCGTCGGAACGCGCGTGACGGTCGCGGACGGCGAGAAAATCGTCGACGACGCCGGGCGCGCCCGCGGCACGACCGTCGTCGTGACGGACCTGTTCGGCGACCGCCCCGCCCGGCGGGAGTCGCTCGCGTCGCCCGCGCGGGAGTTCGGCCGCGTCTCCGAACTCGTGACGGCGTACGCGCTCGCCCGACCCGAGGTGGCGTTCTCGCTGACCCACGACGGCCGAGAGACGACGTCCACTCCGGGAACCGGCACGCGGGACGCGCTCGTCGCGTTGTACGGGCGCGAGACGGGCGGGGAGTCGACGGCGGTCACCCACCGCGCCGGCGTCGACCTCGCCGGTCGCGAAGCAGCCCTGACCGTCGAGGGACGGCTCTGTTACCCCTCGACGACGCGGGCGACCCGCGACCACGTCCACGTCGCCGTGAACGGCAGACCCGTCCGCGACGACGACCTCCGGAGGGCGGTCGCGCGCGGCTACGGGAGCCTCCTCCCGAGCGGGCGCGACCCGGTCGCCGTCCTCCGCCTCGACGTGCCCGCGTGGGCGGTGGACCCGAACGTCCACCCGGCGAAAGCCCGCGTGGCCATCCGCGGCGGCGACACCGTCGGCGACGCCGTCGAGGCGGGCGTGCGGGAGGCGCTGACGACCGCCGACCTCCGGCGCGCGGGGGAGGTGGCGATGGACCTCGACTCCTCGCTGGCGCCCGTCGAGGCGAGCGAGTCCGACTTCGCCGACGCGACGGTGCTCGGCGTGTTCCGCGACCTGTACGTGCTCTGTGAGGCGGGCGACGACCTGCTCGTCGTCGACCAGCACGCCGCCCACGAGCGGGTGAACTTCGAGCGACTCCGGGCGGCGCTGGCCGACGAGGCCGTACCCGCCGCCGCACTCGACCCCGCGGAGACCGTGACGCTGGACCCGCCGACGGCCGCCGCGGTCGAGGAGCACCGCGAGGAACTGGCGCGACTCGGCTTCGCCGTCGACCCGTTCGGCGGGACGACCTACCGCGTCACGCAGGTGCCGGCGCCGCTCGGGCGCGTCGCCGACGCGGAGGCCCTGCGCGGCGTCGCGACCGACCTGCGCGAGTCGTCGGGGCGGGGCGGCGCCGACGCCCTCCGCGACGACCTACTCGCGGACCTGGCGTGTCACCCGTCGCTGAAGGCGGGCGATGCGCTCGACCGCGAGACGGCGACGCGACTGGTCGAGCGACTCGGCGAGTGCGAGCGACCGTACGCCTGCCCGCACGGTCGTCCGACGGTGCTGTCGCTGGAGGCATCGACCCTGGCGGACGGGTTCGAGCGGCACTGA
- a CDS encoding coenzyme F420-0:L-glutamate ligase encodes MELFAVPDLPEIREGDDLAALIRDRVDLRPDDVVCVASTVVSKAEGRAVDLADFPAGPRAREIAANLEAISGDEKDPRFAQAVLEESTEVIMEAPFLLTETRFGHVGVNAGIDRSNVPGHDLLLLPKRPSESAARIREGLPADRVLVTDTCGRPFRHGQRGVAIGWAGMAPARDWRGEGDRDGRELGVTVENVADELAAAANLVAGEGDDGTPVVVVRDFEWGDHGESDAHFRDVDGDLIRQAVRGWSFDG; translated from the coding sequence ATGGAGCTATTCGCCGTCCCCGACCTGCCGGAGATTCGGGAAGGGGACGACCTCGCGGCGCTGATCCGCGACCGGGTCGACCTCCGGCCCGACGACGTGGTGTGCGTCGCCTCGACGGTCGTCTCGAAGGCCGAGGGTCGCGCGGTCGACCTCGCCGACTTCCCCGCCGGACCCCGCGCCCGCGAGATCGCCGCCAACTTGGAGGCAATCTCCGGGGACGAGAAGGACCCCCGCTTCGCACAGGCCGTGCTGGAGGAGTCGACGGAGGTGATCATGGAGGCCCCGTTCCTGCTCACCGAGACGCGCTTCGGCCACGTCGGCGTCAACGCCGGCATCGACCGCTCGAACGTCCCCGGCCACGACCTGCTCCTCCTGCCGAAGCGCCCCTCGGAGTCGGCGGCGCGCATCCGCGAGGGCCTCCCGGCAGACCGCGTGCTCGTCACCGACACCTGCGGGCGCCCGTTCCGCCACGGACAGCGCGGCGTCGCCATCGGCTGGGCCGGCATGGCGCCCGCCCGCGACTGGCGCGGCGAGGGCGACCGCGACGGGCGCGAACTCGGCGTGACCGTCGAGAACGTCGCCGACGAACTCGCCGCCGCCGCCAACCTCGTCGCCGGCGAGGGCGACGATGGGACGCCGGTGGTCGTCGTCCGCGACTTCGAGTGGGGCGACCACGGCGAGTCGGACGCCCACTTCCGCGACGTGGACGGCGACTTGATCCGCCAGGCGGTCCGGGGGTGGTCGTTCGATGGATAG
- the mutS gene encoding DNA mismatch repair protein MutS — protein MVTGAPATMRERREELTPMLAQYVDVAEEYDDCVVLFRVGDFYKAFCEAADEVARVCELTRIEREDSTGTYTACGVPVDNAPKYLRRLLDADYRVAVADQVEDAEQASGLVDRAVTQVLTPGTVVEEELLDEGTNTYVACVAREAEGTETDDTDDYGVAYVDVSTGECAVTAGDAAAVDEELARVAPAELLVGPAVPDGVVDGADCMVTERDPDAFAPDAAREVLARYAAADRFAPAERVAAGALLRYAEYTQGDDGTLEYVRRVRRYDPRRSLRLDATALRGLELFENHADSGRTLFDTLDETRSALGRRRLRAWLRRPLVDRERIDARHDAVAAFAERTLVREDVRDALSAAYDLERLVGRISRGRATARDLRSLHDTLAAVPAVREALDGVDALAEVRAALDPLDDLRELIDEAVVADPPQELTEGGVIRAGYDAELDEIRTTAREGREWVANLEASERDRTGIDNLEVGYNQVHGYYIEVTNGQLEKVPDDYTRRQTLKNSERFYTPELKRREDEILGAEERADALEYELFVGLRDEVAAECDRIGALADAVARVDALAALATVAVERDYTRPEMGADGVHLERSRHPVVEETAAEFVPNDAALPRGTVALITGPNMSGKSTYMRQVALCVVLAQAGSFVPADAARLPVVDRVFTRVGASDDIAGGESTFMREMRELTDVLHDATPDSLVLLDEVGRGTATTDGRAIARAAVEFLHDESGATTLFATHYHGLTDLADEYEHVVNRHFAATERDGAVTFLHRIREGAASSSYGVEVAELAGVPESVVARAHDLVAADRDGDTGDDGGDSLVADDAQRTLDDLTTNGHAADATPPTPDAGEGGVADLLADLRDLHLAETTPLEALNTLHDLQRRAAEAAGEVPEEERR, from the coding sequence ATGGTCACGGGAGCGCCGGCGACGATGCGCGAGCGCCGCGAGGAGTTGACGCCGATGCTCGCCCAGTACGTCGACGTGGCCGAGGAGTACGACGACTGCGTCGTCTTGTTCCGCGTCGGCGACTTCTACAAGGCGTTCTGCGAGGCCGCCGACGAGGTGGCGCGCGTCTGCGAACTCACCCGCATCGAGCGCGAGGACTCCACGGGCACCTACACCGCCTGCGGCGTCCCCGTCGACAACGCGCCGAAGTACCTCCGGCGACTGCTCGACGCCGACTACCGCGTCGCCGTCGCCGACCAAGTCGAGGACGCCGAGCAGGCCTCCGGCCTCGTCGACCGCGCGGTCACGCAGGTGCTGACCCCCGGCACCGTCGTCGAGGAGGAACTGCTCGACGAGGGGACGAACACCTACGTCGCGTGCGTCGCCCGCGAGGCCGAGGGAACCGAGACCGACGACACGGACGATTACGGCGTCGCCTACGTCGACGTGTCCACGGGCGAGTGCGCCGTCACGGCGGGCGACGCCGCCGCCGTCGACGAGGAACTCGCGCGGGTCGCGCCCGCCGAACTGCTCGTCGGCCCCGCCGTGCCCGACGGCGTCGTGGACGGCGCCGACTGCATGGTCACCGAGCGCGACCCGGACGCGTTCGCCCCCGACGCCGCCCGCGAGGTGCTCGCCCGCTACGCCGCCGCCGACCGGTTCGCCCCCGCCGAGCGCGTCGCCGCGGGCGCACTCCTCCGGTACGCCGAGTACACGCAGGGCGACGACGGCACGCTGGAGTACGTCCGGCGCGTCCGCCGGTACGACCCCCGGCGCTCGCTGCGACTCGACGCGACCGCCCTCCGCGGACTGGAACTGTTCGAGAACCACGCCGACTCCGGGCGGACGCTGTTCGACACGCTCGACGAGACGCGCTCGGCGCTGGGCCGCCGGCGCCTGCGCGCGTGGCTCCGCCGCCCGCTCGTCGACCGCGAGCGGATCGATGCCCGCCACGACGCCGTCGCCGCATTCGCCGAGCGAACGCTCGTCCGCGAGGACGTTCGCGACGCGCTGTCGGCGGCGTACGACCTCGAACGACTCGTCGGTCGGATCTCACGGGGGCGGGCGACCGCTCGTGACCTCCGCTCGCTCCACGACACGCTCGCGGCGGTGCCCGCGGTCCGCGAGGCGCTCGACGGCGTCGACGCGCTCGCCGAGGTGCGCGCGGCGCTGGACCCCCTCGACGACCTCCGCGAGTTGATCGACGAGGCGGTCGTCGCGGACCCGCCGCAGGAACTCACCGAGGGCGGCGTGATCCGCGCGGGCTACGACGCGGAGTTGGACGAGATCAGGACCACCGCTCGTGAGGGGCGCGAGTGGGTCGCGAATCTGGAGGCGAGCGAACGCGACCGCACCGGCATCGACAACCTCGAAGTCGGCTACAACCAGGTCCACGGCTACTACATCGAGGTGACGAACGGCCAGTTGGAGAAGGTGCCAGACGACTACACGCGTCGGCAGACGCTGAAGAACAGCGAGCGGTTCTACACACCCGAACTGAAGCGCCGCGAGGACGAGATTCTCGGCGCCGAAGAGCGCGCCGACGCCCTGGAGTACGAGTTGTTCGTCGGCCTCAGAGACGAGGTCGCCGCCGAGTGCGACCGGATCGGCGCGCTGGCGGACGCCGTCGCCCGCGTCGACGCGCTCGCCGCACTCGCGACCGTCGCCGTCGAGCGCGACTACACCCGCCCCGAGATGGGCGCCGACGGCGTCCACCTGGAGCGCTCGCGCCACCCGGTCGTCGAGGAGACCGCCGCGGAGTTCGTTCCGAACGACGCCGCCCTGCCGCGGGGCACCGTCGCGCTGATCACCGGCCCGAACATGAGCGGGAAGTCGACGTACATGCGGCAGGTCGCCCTCTGCGTCGTGCTCGCGCAGGCGGGGTCGTTCGTCCCCGCCGACGCCGCGCGCCTGCCGGTGGTCGACCGGGTGTTCACCCGCGTCGGCGCCAGCGACGACATCGCCGGCGGCGAGTCGACGTTCATGCGCGAGATGCGCGAGTTGACCGACGTGCTCCACGACGCGACGCCCGACTCGCTGGTCCTACTCGACGAGGTGGGCCGGGGCACGGCGACGACCGACGGGCGCGCCATCGCCCGCGCGGCCGTCGAATTTCTTCACGACGAGTCGGGCGCGACGACCCTGTTCGCCACCCACTACCACGGCCTCACGGATCTGGCCGACGAGTACGAGCACGTCGTCAACCGCCACTTCGCGGCGACCGAACGCGACGGCGCGGTGACGTTCCTCCACCGGATCCGCGAGGGCGCCGCCTCCTCCTCGTACGGCGTCGAAGTGGCCGAGTTGGCGGGCGTCCCGGAGTCGGTCGTCGCCCGGGCACACGACCTCGTCGCCGCCGACCGCGACGGCGACACGGGAGACGACGGCGGAGACTCCCTCGTGGCCGACGACGCACAGCGCACGCTCGACGACCTGACGACGAACGGGCACGCCGCGGACGCGACGCCGCCGACGCCCGACGCCGGCGAGGGTGGCGTCGCCGACCTCCTCGCCGACCTCCGGGACCTCCACCTCGCGGAGACGACGCCGCTTGAGGCGTTGAACACGCTCCACGACCTCCAGCGGCGGGCAGCGGAGGCCGCGGGTGAGGTGCCCGAGGAGGAGCGACGGTGA